One Peterkaempfera bronchialis DNA window includes the following coding sequences:
- the pelF gene encoding GT4 family glycosyltransferase PelF, with protein sequence MNRPLHGLGSATPPAVVAGTGPVTMLSEGTYPHSHGGVSVWCDQLVQGMPEIDFRVIAVTGTGREALAWDLPDNVTRVTAVPLWGPPPADRAPRGRLLRRLLSSYERFLLSLLDPAHESHFGTELYELAAHARAGVLGPALRSEDALRTLTATWIRPGTATAASRPTLHDALTATDLLEHALRPLVAEPPAEGVTHAVSGGLAALPGLVANQLHGTPFLLTEHGIYLRERYLGYGGGDSRWPVKALLLGFYRMLAAESYRRAALVTPGNRYNRRWEERGGTPADRIRTVYNGVDPMAFPPAGPEPEVPTLSWAGRVDPIKDLETLIRAFAVVRTEIPEARLRIFGGVPRGGEAYRESCEALAARLGVADGVVFEGRVEDIRDAYAAGNVVMLSSISEGFPFTLIEAMSCGRATVSTDVGGVREAVGDAGLVVPPREPEAMGRAALELLRDPARRAWLGERARLRIIEQFTLRQTIDGFREIYHELLSPRDRQPVAEDGAAAASGWWGRPDPGALAAGGDR encoded by the coding sequence ATGAACAGACCTCTGCATGGCCTCGGCAGCGCCACGCCTCCGGCAGTCGTCGCCGGGACCGGACCCGTCACCATGCTCAGCGAGGGCACCTATCCGCACAGCCACGGCGGCGTCAGCGTCTGGTGCGACCAACTCGTCCAGGGCATGCCCGAGATCGACTTCCGGGTGATCGCGGTGACCGGCACCGGCCGGGAGGCGCTCGCCTGGGACCTCCCGGACAACGTCACCCGGGTGACCGCCGTCCCGCTCTGGGGACCGCCCCCGGCCGACCGGGCTCCCCGGGGGAGGCTGCTGCGCCGCCTGCTCTCCAGCTATGAGCGGTTCCTGCTCTCCCTGCTCGACCCGGCCCATGAGTCGCACTTCGGCACCGAGCTGTACGAACTGGCGGCCCACGCCCGCGCGGGCGTGCTCGGCCCCGCGCTGCGCTCCGAGGACGCGCTGCGCACCCTGACCGCCACCTGGATCCGGCCCGGCACCGCGACCGCCGCCTCCCGGCCGACCCTGCACGACGCGCTGACCGCCACCGACCTGCTGGAGCACGCGCTGCGCCCGCTGGTGGCCGAACCCCCGGCGGAAGGGGTCACCCATGCCGTCAGCGGCGGCCTGGCGGCGCTGCCCGGACTGGTCGCCAACCAGCTGCACGGCACGCCCTTCCTGCTCACCGAGCACGGCATCTACCTGCGGGAACGCTATCTGGGCTATGGCGGCGGCGACAGCCGCTGGCCGGTCAAGGCGCTGCTGCTCGGCTTCTACCGGATGCTGGCGGCGGAGAGCTACCGGCGGGCCGCGCTGGTCACCCCGGGCAACCGGTACAACCGGCGCTGGGAGGAGCGCGGCGGCACCCCGGCGGACCGCATCCGCACCGTCTACAACGGCGTCGACCCGATGGCCTTCCCGCCCGCCGGGCCGGAGCCCGAGGTGCCGACCCTCAGCTGGGCCGGCCGGGTGGACCCGATCAAGGACCTGGAGACGCTGATCCGCGCCTTCGCCGTGGTCCGCACCGAGATCCCCGAGGCCAGGCTGCGGATCTTCGGCGGAGTGCCGCGCGGCGGCGAGGCGTACCGGGAGAGCTGCGAGGCGCTGGCGGCGCGGCTGGGGGTCGCGGACGGCGTGGTCTTCGAGGGCCGGGTGGAGGACATCCGGGACGCCTACGCCGCCGGGAACGTGGTCATGCTCTCCAGCATCAGCGAGGGGTTCCCGTTCACCCTGATCGAGGCCATGTCCTGCGGCCGGGCCACCGTCTCCACCGATGTCGGCGGGGTACGGGAGGCGGTCGGCGACGCCGGACTGGTGGTGCCGCCCCGGGAGCCGGAGGCGATGGGACGCGCGGCGCTGGAGCTGCTGCGCGACCCGGCCCGCCGCGCCTGGCTGGGGGAGCGGGCGCGGCTGCGGATCATCGAGCAGTTCACCCTCCGTCAGACCATCGACGGCTTCCGCGAGATCTACCACGAGCTGCTGTCCCCCCGGGACCGGCAGCCGGTGGCCGAGGACGGCGCGGCGGCTGCGTCCGGCTGGTGGGGGCGGCCCGACCCGGGGGCGCTGGCGGCGGGCGGTGACCGGTGA
- a CDS encoding GuaB3 family IMP dehydrogenase-related protein: MTEIEIGRGKRGRRAYAFDDIAVVPSRRTRDPKEVSIAWQIDAYRFELPFLAAPMDSVVSPAQAIAIGRLGGLGVLNLEGLWTRYEDPEPLLAEVAELTDERAATRRLQEIYTEPIKPELIGRRIKEVRDSGVVTAAALSPQRTAEFSKAVVDAGVDVFVIRGTTVSAEHVSGAAEPLNLKQFIYELDVPVIVGGCATYTAALHLMRTGAAGVLVGFGGGAAHTTRNVLGIQVPMATAVADVAAARRDYMDESGGRYVHVIADGGVGYSGDLAKAVACGADAVMIGAALARATDAPGRGNHWGMEAVHEELPRGKRVHLGTVGTTEEILLGPSHTPDGTMNLFGALRRAMATTGYSELKEFQRVEVTVSPQTGRR; encoded by the coding sequence GTGACCGAGATCGAGATCGGGCGGGGCAAGCGGGGGCGGCGGGCGTACGCCTTCGACGACATCGCCGTCGTACCGAGCCGGCGCACCCGGGACCCCAAGGAGGTCTCGATCGCCTGGCAGATCGACGCCTACCGCTTTGAGCTGCCCTTCCTCGCCGCCCCGATGGACAGCGTGGTCTCGCCCGCGCAGGCCATCGCCATCGGCCGCCTCGGCGGCCTGGGGGTGCTCAACCTCGAAGGCCTCTGGACCCGGTACGAGGACCCCGAGCCGCTGCTGGCCGAGGTCGCCGAGCTGACCGACGAGCGGGCCGCCACCCGGCGCCTCCAGGAGATCTACACCGAGCCGATCAAGCCGGAGCTGATCGGCCGGCGGATCAAGGAGGTGCGCGACTCCGGAGTGGTCACCGCCGCCGCGCTCTCCCCGCAGCGCACCGCCGAGTTCTCCAAGGCGGTCGTGGACGCGGGCGTCGACGTCTTTGTGATCCGGGGCACCACGGTCTCCGCCGAGCATGTCTCCGGCGCGGCCGAGCCGCTCAACCTCAAGCAGTTCATCTATGAACTCGACGTACCGGTGATCGTCGGCGGCTGCGCCACCTACACCGCCGCCCTGCACCTGATGCGCACCGGCGCCGCCGGTGTGCTGGTCGGCTTCGGCGGCGGCGCCGCCCACACCACCCGCAATGTGCTGGGCATCCAGGTCCCGATGGCCACCGCCGTCGCCGATGTCGCCGCGGCCCGCCGCGACTACATGGACGAGTCCGGTGGCCGTTATGTCCACGTCATCGCGGATGGCGGCGTCGGCTACAGCGGCGACCTGGCCAAGGCCGTGGCCTGCGGCGCGGACGCGGTGATGATCGGCGCCGCACTGGCCCGCGCCACCGACGCACCCGGCCGGGGCAACCACTGGGGCATGGAGGCCGTCCACGAGGAGCTGCCGCGCGGCAAGCGGGTCCACCTGGGCACCGTGGGCACCACCGAGGAGATCCTGCTCGGCCCCTCCCACACCCCCGACGGCACCATGAACCTCTTCGGCGCGCTGCGCCGGGCGATGGCCACCACCGGCTACTCGGAGCTCAAGGAGTTCCAGCGGGTGGAGGTCACCGTCTCCCCGCAGACCGGCCGCCGCTGA
- a CDS encoding nucleotidyltransferase family protein, whose protein sequence is MHAVILAGGKGVRLRPYTTALPKPLVPIGDQHAILEIVMRQLAAAGFTTCTLAIGHLGHIIRAYVGNGSQWGLRVGYSVEDSPLGTMGPLLTMLDRLPEHFLVMNGDILTDLDYGAVLRHHSESGAPLTIATYARKVAIDFGVLTTTEGRVTGFAEKPSMDYRVSMGVYGLSRETLARYTPGLPLGFDNLVLDLLDAGNPPSAYEFDGYWLDIGRPDDYDRANAEFSGNRDLLLRGA, encoded by the coding sequence ATGCACGCAGTGATTCTCGCCGGGGGCAAGGGAGTGCGGCTGCGCCCGTACACCACCGCGCTGCCCAAGCCGCTGGTCCCGATCGGCGACCAGCACGCGATCCTGGAGATCGTGATGCGGCAGCTCGCCGCAGCCGGATTCACCACCTGCACCCTGGCCATCGGCCATCTGGGGCACATCATCCGCGCCTACGTCGGCAATGGCTCGCAGTGGGGGCTGCGGGTCGGCTACTCCGTCGAGGACAGCCCGCTGGGCACCATGGGACCGCTGCTCACCATGCTGGACCGGCTGCCCGAGCACTTCCTGGTGATGAACGGCGACATCCTCACCGACCTGGACTACGGCGCGGTGCTGCGCCACCACAGCGAGTCCGGCGCCCCGCTGACCATCGCCACCTACGCCCGCAAGGTCGCCATCGACTTCGGCGTGCTCACCACCACCGAGGGCCGGGTCACCGGCTTCGCCGAGAAGCCCAGCATGGACTACCGGGTCTCGATGGGCGTCTACGGCCTCTCCCGGGAGACCCTCGCCCGCTACACCCCCGGCCTGCCGCTGGGCTTCGACAACCTGGTGCTGGACCTGCTGGACGCCGGAAACCCGCCCTCCGCCTACGAGTTCGACGGCTACTGGCTGGACATCGGCCGCCCGGACGACTACGACCGGGCCAACGCCGAGTTCTCCGGCAACCGCGATCTGCTGCTCCGGGGGGCGTGA
- a CDS encoding SDR family NAD(P)-dependent oxidoreductase, protein MTTATTGTPQTVAVTGAEGFIGSHLVEALVARGHRVRAMVQYNSFSSFGWLETLPADVLESVEIVLGDVRDPGSVTGLVKGTEAVYHLAALIAIPYSYQAPHSYVETNVTGTLNVLEAVRHLEIPRLVHTSTSETYGTAQTVPITEDHPICTQSPYAASKAGGDRLADSYHASFRTPVVTLRPFNTFGPRQSMRAVIPTVIGQLAAGQRTITLGDLRPTRDFMFVKDTAEAFATVGTAPAEQVVGRTFNAGTGGEISVGDLVALVGKLMETEVEVREDTDRIRPAASEVMRLVCDASRLRAATGWAPAHSLEEGLLRTIAFFRDPANLARYKTDLYNV, encoded by the coding sequence ATGACGACCGCCACCACCGGAACCCCGCAGACCGTCGCCGTCACCGGCGCGGAGGGTTTCATCGGCTCGCACCTCGTGGAGGCGCTGGTCGCCCGCGGGCACCGGGTGCGCGCCATGGTCCAGTACAACTCCTTCTCCTCCTTCGGCTGGCTGGAGACCCTGCCCGCCGACGTGCTGGAGAGCGTCGAGATCGTGCTCGGCGACGTCCGCGACCCGGGCTCGGTGACCGGCCTGGTCAAGGGCACCGAGGCGGTCTACCACCTCGCCGCGCTGATCGCGATCCCGTACTCCTACCAGGCGCCGCACTCCTATGTGGAGACCAATGTCACCGGCACCCTGAACGTCCTGGAGGCGGTGCGGCACCTGGAGATCCCCCGGCTGGTGCACACCTCCACCAGTGAGACCTACGGGACCGCGCAAACCGTGCCGATCACCGAGGACCACCCGATCTGCACCCAGTCCCCGTACGCCGCCTCCAAGGCGGGCGGCGACCGGCTGGCGGACAGCTACCACGCCAGCTTCCGGACCCCGGTGGTCACGCTCCGCCCGTTCAACACCTTCGGGCCCCGGCAGTCGATGCGGGCGGTGATCCCCACCGTGATCGGCCAACTGGCCGCCGGGCAGCGCACCATCACCCTCGGGGACCTGCGGCCCACCCGCGACTTCATGTTCGTCAAGGACACCGCCGAAGCCTTCGCCACCGTCGGTACCGCGCCCGCCGAGCAGGTCGTCGGCCGCACCTTCAACGCCGGTACCGGCGGCGAGATCTCGGTGGGCGACCTGGTCGCGCTGGTCGGCAAGCTGATGGAGACCGAGGTGGAGGTCCGCGAGGACACCGACCGCATCCGCCCGGCCGCCTCCGAGGTGATGCGCCTGGTCTGCGACGCCTCCCGGCTGCGCGCCGCCACCGGCTGGGCACCCGCCCACTCCCTGGAGGAGGGGCTGCTGCGGACCATCGCGTTCTTCCGCGACCCGGCGAACCTGGCCCGCTACAAGACCGACCTGTACAACGTCTGA
- a CDS encoding NAD-dependent epimerase/dehydratase family protein, with amino-acid sequence MRILLLGATGYLGAHTARRLRALPGAQLVTGGRAAGAGLRIDLATADPADLGAALRRLRPDTVVNCAGAVGGGAVRLTGLNARGPAVLCAALREAAPHARLVHLGSAAEYGACPRGTSLDESAAVRPVGLYGATKLAGTLAVADSPLDAVVLRVFNPVGPGAPADSLPGRLVDELRRVGSHGVVRVGDLSAHRDFVDVRDIARAVALAAVHPTALPRVLNIAGGAARPVREVATGLAAVAGFRGRIDEGGAGSERSAAVSWQQADIGAAARALGWRPGIPLADSLADLWSGRPVAESAA; translated from the coding sequence ATGCGCATCCTGCTGCTGGGGGCCACCGGCTACCTGGGCGCCCACACCGCCCGCCGGCTGCGCGCCCTGCCCGGCGCGCAGCTGGTCACCGGCGGTCGCGCGGCCGGGGCCGGGCTGCGGATCGACCTGGCGACGGCCGACCCCGCCGACCTCGGCGCCGCCCTGCGGCGGCTGCGCCCCGACACCGTGGTCAACTGCGCCGGGGCGGTGGGCGGCGGCGCCGTACGGCTGACCGGGCTCAACGCCCGTGGCCCCGCCGTGCTCTGCGCCGCCCTGCGGGAGGCGGCGCCGCACGCCCGGCTGGTGCACCTGGGCTCGGCGGCCGAGTACGGCGCCTGCCCGCGCGGCACCTCGCTGGACGAGTCCGCCGCCGTCCGGCCGGTCGGCCTCTACGGCGCCACCAAGCTGGCCGGCACCCTGGCCGTCGCCGACTCCCCGCTGGACGCCGTGGTGCTGCGGGTCTTCAACCCGGTCGGCCCGGGTGCCCCCGCCGACTCGCTGCCCGGGCGGCTGGTGGACGAGCTGCGCCGCGTCGGGTCCCATGGCGTGGTCCGGGTGGGGGACCTCTCCGCGCACCGGGACTTCGTGGACGTCCGCGACATCGCCCGCGCGGTGGCGCTCGCCGCCGTGCACCCCACCGCGCTGCCCCGGGTGCTGAACATCGCCGGCGGCGCCGCGCGGCCGGTCCGGGAGGTCGCCACCGGGCTGGCGGCGGTGGCCGGCTTCCGCGGCCGGATCGACGAGGGCGGGGCCGGTTCCGAGCGCTCGGCCGCCGTCTCCTGGCAGCAGGCCGACATCGGCGCCGCCGCACGGGCGCTGGGCTGGCGGCCGGGCATCCCGCTGGCCGACTCGCTGGCCGACCTCTGGTCCGGCCGTCCCGTCGCGGAGTCGGCGGCGTGA
- a CDS encoding spherulation-specific family 4 protein, giving the protein MYVHPAVDREGWRVLARSADRLYGVVLNVADGPGTAPDPAFAEVAGELREAGVRLLGYVDTGYGLRPHAAVVEDLLRYRDWYGTAGVYFDQVGAEPELLPYQRRLTVAARALGCGTTVLGHGTHPDPGYADPDLAELLVTFEGSWETYLETGVERWTADHPADLFCHLVHGVPTGRGGLAARTARLRGAGVHCAVPGSGSNPWQELPEALREPVGAALGRLR; this is encoded by the coding sequence ATGTATGTCCATCCGGCGGTGGACCGCGAGGGCTGGCGCGTGCTGGCCAGGTCCGCCGACCGGCTGTACGGGGTGGTGCTCAATGTCGCGGACGGCCCCGGCACGGCCCCCGACCCGGCCTTCGCCGAGGTCGCCGGGGAGCTGCGGGAGGCCGGGGTGCGGCTGCTCGGCTATGTGGACACCGGCTATGGGCTCCGCCCGCATGCCGCCGTGGTGGAGGATCTGCTCCGGTACCGGGACTGGTACGGGACCGCCGGGGTCTACTTCGACCAGGTGGGCGCCGAGCCCGAGCTGCTGCCGTACCAGCGGCGGCTCACCGTGGCGGCCCGGGCGCTGGGGTGCGGTACCACCGTGCTCGGGCATGGCACCCATCCGGACCCCGGCTATGCCGATCCGGACCTGGCCGAGCTGCTGGTCACCTTCGAGGGGAGCTGGGAGACATATCTGGAGACCGGGGTGGAGCGGTGGACCGCCGACCATCCGGCGGACCTCTTCTGCCATCTGGTGCACGGGGTGCCGACCGGCCGGGGCGGGCTGGCCGCCCGTACCGCCCGGCTGCGGGGGGCGGGCGTCCACTGCGCCGTGCCGGGCAGCGGGTCCAACCCCTGGCAGGAGCTGCCGGAGGCGCTGCGGGAACCGGTCGGCGCGGCCCTGGGGAGACTCCGGTGA
- a CDS encoding endo alpha-1,4 polygalactosaminidase: MSRVLAAAAVLALVAVAGCGSADGGRATDAGRAPSGGPTGGAAARPSGGPSDEATSAAPTADSPSHGPATPGHPSAGPGRTRAPAPVPSGTAATAGTAAGAAGPSRPAGRWQPRPGTSWQWQLGGRIDLDVDAQVYDIDGFENDAATVAALHARGRKVICYINVGAWEDYRPDADAFPASVRGNGNGWEGERTLDIRRTDVLLPIMAKRFDMCRAKGFDAVEPDLVENHHEKSGFPLTAAQQLAYNRAIAALAHQRGLAVGLKNDLDQIPQLVGVFDFAVNEQCAEYDECDRLVPFVSAGKAVFNAEYNVPPERFCADSRRLGISAMAKRLELGAWRQPC, encoded by the coding sequence GTGAGCCGCGTGCTGGCCGCCGCCGCCGTGCTGGCCCTGGTCGCCGTGGCGGGCTGCGGCAGCGCCGACGGGGGACGGGCCACGGACGCGGGGCGGGCCCCGTCCGGCGGGCCCACCGGCGGCGCGGCCGCCCGCCCGAGCGGCGGCCCCAGCGACGAGGCCACCAGCGCCGCCCCCACCGCCGATAGCCCCAGCCATGGCCCGGCCACGCCGGGGCACCCCTCGGCCGGTCCCGGCCGGACCCGCGCCCCGGCGCCCGTCCCGTCCGGCACCGCTGCCACCGCCGGTACCGCCGCCGGCGCCGCCGGGCCGTCCCGCCCGGCCGGACGCTGGCAGCCGCGTCCGGGCACCTCCTGGCAGTGGCAGCTGGGCGGCCGGATCGACCTCGACGTGGACGCGCAGGTCTACGACATCGACGGCTTCGAGAACGACGCCGCCACCGTCGCGGCGCTGCACGCCCGGGGCCGCAAGGTGATCTGCTACATCAACGTCGGAGCCTGGGAGGACTACCGGCCGGACGCGGACGCCTTCCCCGCGTCCGTCCGGGGCAACGGCAACGGCTGGGAGGGCGAGCGGACCCTGGACATCCGCCGCACCGACGTGCTGCTGCCGATCATGGCCAAGCGCTTCGACATGTGCCGGGCGAAGGGCTTCGACGCCGTGGAGCCGGACCTGGTGGAGAACCACCACGAGAAGAGCGGCTTCCCGCTCACCGCCGCCCAGCAGCTCGCCTACAACCGGGCGATTGCCGCGCTGGCCCACCAGCGGGGCCTGGCCGTCGGCCTGAAGAACGACCTCGACCAGATCCCGCAGCTGGTCGGCGTCTTCGACTTCGCGGTGAACGAGCAGTGCGCCGAGTACGACGAGTGCGACCGGCTGGTCCCCTTCGTCAGCGCGGGCAAGGCGGTCTTCAACGCCGAGTACAACGTGCCGCCGGAGCGCTTCTGCGCGGACAGCCGGCGGCTGGGCATCAGCGCCATGGCCAAACGCCTTGAACTGGGCGCCTGGCGGCAGCCGTGCTGA
- a CDS encoding serine/threonine-protein kinase — MTQAQGSTGRLLAGRYRLDSVLGRGGMGTVWRAEDEMLGRVVAVKELRFHGGVDEEEKRRLITRTLREAKATARIRHAAAVTVFDVVDEDDRPWIVMELVESRSLSDVIKQDGPLKPERAAEIGLDLLGVLRAAHSHGILHRDVKPSNVLIGDDGRVVLTDFGIASVEGDPSVTSTGMLVGAPSYISPERARGQKPGPPADLWSFGATLYAMVEGRPPYDRGSAISTLTAVMTEDLKTPHNAGPLAPVIEGLLLKDPDERLDESTTRTMLRRIVAEAGKRAEATTRQVAEVGETKVLPVTGADDPKPAEDKAGSVPPQGAAPGKRQKPEKAETPEKAEKAELSADAEAESPAEGSAGSARRGAGVLGGLLGTVRVGSRTAQPESAESAEAAEADADGAQGAVPAARTSAGTEPVESKAEAPETKPSPAPKPATPKTAKTAKTAKTPKAAKTAAAATSPSESADAPATAVLPAAETAAPAAAPASAPGAAPAWPGGGTVYGGGPGRRLQEWRSQPPAERNPSPRALLVYAAALVVLVAAVVLGVRAMSGSDGSDTRASGGRPGNLAPKSSESSTTTTPSDSAPTPSAPTGSSGQASAPPAAPVGPGPVTSPTSGTGEDPDHHGGSDDQGDDQGDDHGGVPDGSGKGTGTGGVPDGFTTYTSSAEGFSIQVPKGMRYTGQGKDGGVQLEYKDWVLIVHQRDDASDDVVADWRTMEQQAHSGWPFYHRIGDIHRADFRGWQAADWEWTYNRDPALKHSLSRAFVVDKKHAYSIRWTTPEDQWNSAEAKQARDVAFATFQAQD, encoded by the coding sequence ATGACCCAGGCGCAGGGCTCCACCGGCCGACTCCTCGCCGGCCGCTACCGGTTGGACTCGGTGCTCGGGCGCGGCGGCATGGGCACCGTGTGGCGTGCCGAGGACGAGATGCTCGGACGCGTCGTCGCGGTCAAGGAGCTGCGCTTCCACGGCGGCGTGGACGAGGAGGAGAAGCGCCGCCTGATCACCCGCACCCTGCGCGAGGCCAAGGCCACCGCCCGGATCCGCCACGCAGCCGCCGTCACCGTCTTCGACGTGGTCGACGAGGACGACCGGCCGTGGATCGTGATGGAGCTGGTCGAGTCGCGCTCCCTGTCGGACGTCATCAAGCAGGACGGCCCGCTGAAGCCCGAGCGCGCCGCCGAGATCGGCCTCGACCTGCTGGGAGTGCTGCGCGCCGCGCACAGCCACGGCATCCTGCACCGCGACGTCAAGCCGTCCAATGTGCTGATCGGCGACGACGGCCGGGTGGTGCTCACCGACTTCGGCATCGCCAGCGTGGAGGGCGACCCGTCGGTCACCTCCACCGGCATGCTGGTCGGAGCCCCCTCCTACATCTCGCCCGAGCGGGCGCGCGGCCAGAAGCCCGGCCCGCCCGCCGACCTGTGGTCCTTCGGCGCGACGCTCTACGCCATGGTCGAGGGCCGACCGCCGTACGACCGGGGCTCGGCCATCTCCACCCTGACCGCCGTGATGACCGAGGACCTGAAGACCCCGCACAACGCCGGGCCGCTGGCCCCGGTGATCGAGGGGCTGCTGCTCAAGGACCCCGACGAGCGGCTGGACGAGTCCACCACCCGGACGATGCTGCGCCGGATCGTCGCCGAGGCGGGGAAGCGGGCCGAGGCCACCACCCGGCAGGTCGCCGAGGTCGGGGAGACCAAGGTGCTCCCGGTGACCGGGGCCGACGACCCCAAGCCTGCCGAGGACAAGGCTGGCTCCGTGCCACCGCAGGGGGCGGCGCCGGGCAAGCGGCAGAAGCCGGAGAAGGCCGAGACGCCGGAGAAGGCCGAGAAGGCCGAGCTGTCGGCGGACGCTGAGGCGGAGTCCCCGGCGGAGGGTTCGGCAGGCTCCGCGCGGCGCGGTGCCGGGGTGCTGGGCGGCCTGCTGGGCACGGTCCGGGTCGGCAGCCGTACGGCGCAGCCGGAGTCGGCGGAGTCGGCGGAGGCGGCCGAGGCCGACGCGGACGGAGCGCAGGGCGCGGTGCCTGCGGCCCGTACGTCGGCCGGGACCGAGCCGGTGGAGTCCAAGGCCGAGGCACCCGAGACCAAGCCATCCCCGGCGCCGAAACCGGCAACGCCCAAGACAGCCAAGACAGCCAAGACGGCCAAGACGCCCAAGGCAGCCAAGACCGCCGCCGCCGCGACCTCGCCGTCCGAGAGCGCCGATGCACCGGCCACCGCCGTGCTCCCGGCCGCCGAGACCGCCGCCCCCGCCGCCGCCCCTGCGAGCGCGCCCGGGGCCGCTCCGGCCTGGCCCGGCGGCGGCACCGTGTACGGGGGCGGTCCGGGCCGGCGCCTACAGGAGTGGCGCTCCCAGCCGCCCGCCGAGCGCAACCCCTCCCCGCGCGCCCTGCTGGTCTACGCCGCCGCCCTGGTGGTGCTGGTGGCAGCCGTGGTGCTCGGCGTACGGGCCATGTCGGGCTCCGACGGGTCGGACACCCGGGCCTCGGGCGGCCGTCCCGGCAACCTCGCCCCGAAGTCGTCCGAGTCCTCCACCACGACCACCCCGTCCGACTCGGCTCCGACCCCCTCGGCACCGACCGGCTCCTCCGGCCAGGCATCCGCCCCGCCCGCCGCCCCGGTCGGCCCCGGCCCCGTCACCTCGCCCACGTCGGGGACCGGCGAGGACCCCGACCACCACGGCGGCTCCGACGACCAGGGCGACGACCAGGGCGACGACCACGGCGGCGTCCCCGACGGCAGCGGCAAGGGCACGGGCACCGGCGGCGTCCCCGACGGCTTCACCACCTACACCAGCAGCGCCGAGGGCTTCTCCATCCAGGTGCCCAAGGGCATGAGGTACACGGGGCAGGGCAAGGACGGCGGCGTGCAACTGGAGTACAAGGACTGGGTGCTGATCGTGCATCAGCGCGACGACGCCTCCGACGACGTGGTCGCCGACTGGCGGACGATGGAGCAGCAGGCGCACTCCGGCTGGCCGTTCTACCACCGGATCGGCGACATCCACAGGGCGGACTTCCGGGGCTGGCAGGCCGCCGACTGGGAGTGGACCTACAACCGGGACCCGGCGCTCAAGCACAGCCTCAGCAGGGCCTTCGTGGTGGACAAGAAGCACGCGTACTCCATCCGGTGGACCACCCCCGAGGACCAGTGGAACAGCGCCGAGGCCAAGCAGGCACGTGACGTGGCCTTCGCCACCTTCCAGGCCCAGGACTGA